The nucleotide window CCGCAAACTGTCATGCCCCAATAGGAACATCCCTTGTTCAACATAAAATACCAAAGGAACATACTGTTAAACACCAAAGGAAGATCAGATCTCTGAACATGACAGCAATACTTAAGCTTACCACTCTGTCCTACAGGACTCTGTTTTCCCTAAAAAGCACCTATCAAATTGTTCAGCCCTCATCCTGCCCACCACTTACGTGCAATCCACCAAGGCAACCCGAATCCattgtttgatttatttatttatttctgcaccTAATTTGGATAAAGTCTCTGAGCTCAAGAAACTGTTGATTTACTATGAGCTTCAATACCATAAAATGTCTCTTTAGAAAATGAGTCAAAATGCAGAAATGATAAACAGCAGACTAAACAGCTCTCATTTATGATTTGTGTTATTCTATGCATTGTTAGATGCAcaatatttttcttgtttttatgaGAATAagcattaataaataaaaaagagaatgaGTCAGGAAACATAAATAAAGAGCTAACTAGCTGCCTTGATTGTTCAATTCATTACACTTAATTTCTCCTACAACTGATGTAACAACATATAATACTTGAAACAGAAGCAAATTGCTTCTATTGTTATAAAATATAATTCTGTCAAGGGTTAGCATCTTCATGTTCTTTCCATTCCTAGTGAAATTCTCACCTTCCCGGCGATCATTTCGCAGAACTCGCACTTTCTCAATTTTACTCAGAAGAGCACCATcttcagctgtaaaaaaagggcAAAAATTGGTGAGCTGCTTATTCATCTTGGCTCATAGGGGGGAAAAGATCATGAAAAGCTACTTCTTGCCAAACCATCTACACTGTCAGCCTGCAGACTATGGAACACTTCCACTTTCTCCTCTCTGGGAGGAACTCACTTGAGAGTATCAGTTCTTTCTCACACAGGTgacaatttcacctgaatacaaTGC belongs to Sphaerodactylus townsendi isolate TG3544 unplaced genomic scaffold, MPM_Stown_v2.3 scaffold_779, whole genome shotgun sequence and includes:
- the LOC125425560 gene encoding polypeptide N-acetylgalactosaminyltransferase 2-like — protein: CQRKQWRVDLPATCVVITFHNEARSALLRTVVSVLKKSPPHLIKEIILVDDYSNDPEDGALLSKIEKVRVLRNDRREGENFTRNGKNMKMLTLDRIIFYNNRSNLLLFQVLYVVTSVVGEIKCNELNNQGS